A portion of the Luteolibacter rhizosphaerae genome contains these proteins:
- the rplI gene encoding 50S ribosomal protein L9, with protein MANAQVILREKIEGLGAEADVVKVRAGYARNFLIPQGKAYEATGSNLRHVENLKATRAKREAEELEQAKELANKISKLRPKFTLELGQGGKAFGSVTSLDIHKELEAAGIKIDRHAIELEKPIKKSGKSDVVVRVHPEVSTILTINVEANGEEEEEG; from the coding sequence ATGGCCAACGCTCAAGTCATTCTCCGCGAAAAAATCGAAGGTCTCGGTGCCGAAGCCGATGTCGTCAAGGTCCGTGCCGGTTACGCCCGTAACTTCCTGATTCCTCAGGGCAAGGCCTACGAAGCAACGGGCTCGAACCTGCGCCACGTCGAAAACCTCAAGGCGACCCGCGCCAAGCGCGAAGCCGAGGAGCTCGAGCAGGCCAAGGAACTCGCCAACAAGATCTCCAAGCTCCGCCCGAAGTTCACGCTGGAACTCGGCCAAGGCGGCAAGGCTTTCGGTTCGGTCACCTCGCTCGACATCCACAAGGAGCTCGAAGCCGCAGGCATCAAGATCGACCGCCACGCGATCGAGCTCGAGAAGCCGATCAAGAAGTCCGGCAAGAGCGACGTGGTTGTTCGCGTCCATCCGGAAGTCAGCACCATCCTCACCATCAACGTCGAAGCAAACGGCGAAGAGGAAGAGGAAGGCTGA
- a CDS encoding peroxiredoxin family protein produces the protein MRFSLLVPLAIAATAFPAWAGTPKEAAAIREAYDRDFQIWVLKLQVAPNADERTKLAAIRPDTASASRKMWNTIQPNLAEDWTLDYAAWLLRISAGRTVQNDQGQPVPLIGDASNAIRQAVEKHHLASKNLAPLCMAAVAINDPNSLPMLQKIEAQAPDRKVQGVAALGIAMLMKNLGDESEVMRQRLTLLKKAIIESSDIEINGTSVAKLAEDELYIIRFLSKGRQAPDLVGTGSGGQPMKLSDYQGKVVILIFWRAEEGSTEQLVELGRGLRERFADKPFEVIGVNRDPVASLRGLQADGQIAWPNFSDPDNKLGAQYRVGTWPLAYVLDGQRNIHYVGPVGSFVELTAAALLNPEKK, from the coding sequence ATGCGTTTTTCACTCCTCGTCCCCTTGGCCATCGCCGCGACCGCGTTCCCGGCTTGGGCCGGCACGCCCAAGGAAGCTGCCGCCATCCGCGAGGCCTACGACCGCGATTTCCAGATCTGGGTCCTGAAACTCCAGGTCGCCCCCAACGCCGACGAACGCACCAAGCTCGCCGCCATCCGCCCGGACACCGCCTCCGCCTCGCGCAAGATGTGGAACACCATCCAGCCGAACCTCGCCGAGGACTGGACCCTCGATTACGCCGCATGGCTCCTCCGCATCAGCGCCGGTCGCACCGTCCAGAATGACCAGGGCCAGCCCGTCCCCCTCATCGGCGATGCCTCCAACGCCATCCGCCAGGCCGTCGAGAAGCACCACCTCGCCAGCAAGAACCTCGCCCCGCTCTGCATGGCCGCGGTCGCCATCAACGACCCGAACTCCCTGCCCATGCTCCAGAAGATCGAGGCCCAAGCCCCCGACCGTAAGGTCCAGGGCGTCGCTGCCCTCGGCATCGCCATGCTCATGAAAAACCTCGGCGACGAATCCGAGGTCATGCGCCAGCGCCTCACCCTCCTGAAGAAAGCCATCATCGAAAGCAGCGACATCGAGATCAACGGCACCAGCGTCGCCAAGCTTGCCGAGGACGAACTCTACATCATCCGCTTCCTCAGCAAGGGCCGCCAAGCCCCGGACCTCGTCGGCACCGGCTCCGGCGGCCAGCCCATGAAGCTCTCCGACTACCAGGGCAAGGTCGTCATCCTCATCTTCTGGCGCGCCGAAGAAGGCAGCACCGAGCAACTCGTCGAGCTCGGTCGCGGCCTCCGCGAACGCTTCGCCGACAAGCCCTTCGAGGTCATCGGTGTCAACCGCGACCCCGTCGCCAGCCTCCGCGGACTTCAGGCCGATGGCCAGATCGCATGGCCGAACTTCTCCGATCCCGATAACAAGCTCGGCGCCCAGTACCGCGTCGGCACATGGCCCCTCGCCTACGTCCTCGATGGCCAGCGCAACATCCACTACGTCGGCCCCGTCGGCTCCTTCGTCGAGCTCACCGCCGCCGCACTCCTGAACCCGGAGAAGAAATAA
- a CDS encoding MGDG synthase family glycosyltransferase, with protein sequence MPARILICTAAFGEGHNSAARNLALALQEAGAEARVADPCMLGAPVSTKWICKGYRIITTRAPRLWYRVYLKTDEVDFSKQRMPLMRKPERKLGELVEDWKPDAVVSTYPLYPYFMERLLVGKIHQPKLFTVVTDSIEINAAWIKAPSGEWIVSDPHTRAAMMRSGLPGERLIDTGFPVHPDFSRMEPLPAEDPCEPFKVLYFTTGRRLHVRRISKAILQTSPRTHITIILGKNVRHLWKKAKEIKDAFPGRVKIKGWTRKVPALLNSHHLVVGKAGGATVHEAIAARCPMLVHHLVPGQEEGNLRLLEMIGAGKLAESPEALRTAVADLLADDAALWRGMKRKLELHGRNAGAISAAKHILARCKGGELPPIHAEP encoded by the coding sequence ATGCCAGCCCGAATACTCATCTGTACCGCCGCCTTCGGGGAAGGGCACAACAGCGCGGCCCGGAATCTGGCGCTGGCGCTGCAAGAGGCGGGGGCGGAAGCCCGGGTGGCGGATCCCTGCATGCTGGGTGCGCCCGTGAGCACGAAGTGGATCTGCAAGGGCTACCGGATCATCACCACCCGTGCGCCGCGGCTGTGGTACCGGGTGTATCTGAAGACGGACGAGGTGGACTTCTCCAAGCAGCGGATGCCGCTGATGCGCAAGCCGGAGCGGAAGCTGGGCGAGCTGGTGGAAGACTGGAAGCCGGACGCGGTGGTATCCACCTACCCACTCTACCCCTACTTCATGGAGCGCTTGCTGGTGGGGAAGATCCACCAGCCGAAGCTTTTCACGGTGGTGACCGACTCGATTGAGATCAACGCGGCTTGGATCAAGGCGCCGAGCGGCGAGTGGATCGTCTCCGATCCGCACACGCGGGCGGCGATGATGCGGTCCGGCCTGCCGGGCGAGCGCTTGATCGACACCGGCTTCCCGGTGCATCCGGACTTCTCGCGGATGGAGCCGCTGCCGGCGGAGGATCCCTGCGAGCCCTTCAAGGTGCTCTACTTCACCACGGGGCGGCGGCTGCACGTGCGGCGGATCTCGAAGGCGATCCTGCAGACCTCACCGCGGACGCATATCACGATCATCCTGGGCAAGAACGTGCGACACCTTTGGAAGAAGGCAAAGGAGATCAAGGATGCCTTCCCCGGGCGGGTGAAGATCAAGGGCTGGACACGCAAGGTGCCGGCGCTGCTGAACTCCCACCACCTGGTGGTGGGGAAGGCAGGCGGCGCGACCGTGCACGAGGCGATCGCGGCGCGGTGCCCGATGCTGGTGCACCATCTGGTGCCGGGGCAGGAAGAAGGGAACCTGCGGCTGCTGGAAATGATCGGTGCGGGGAAGCTGGCGGAGAGTCCGGAGGCGCTGCGGACCGCGGTGGCGGATCTACTGGCGGACGATGCCGCGCTGTGGCGAGGGATGAAGCGCAAGCTGGAGCTGCACGGCCGGAATGCCGGGGCGATCTCCGCTGCGAAGCACATTCTGGCGCGCTGCAAAGGCGGGGAACTCCCGCCGATTCATGCCGAGCCGTGA
- a CDS encoding HAD-IA family hydrolase, producing MTFLFDIGRVLLDFHFEKSLVTLLPEVTADAEVKLAALLARKDDFEGGLIPNDEYIPWAIESLGGQVTPEIFMDAWRNIFTPNEPMWRVVESLAAGGHHLILFSNTNGIHCPWIFETYEIFRHFKGAVLSHEAKGIKPHDPIYEYAIREHGLKPAETRYIDDLGPNIETGKRFGFRSWQYDLNDHAAFERWLAGELMRG from the coding sequence ATGACCTTTCTCTTCGATATCGGCCGTGTCTTGCTCGACTTCCATTTCGAGAAGTCCCTCGTGACCCTGCTGCCGGAAGTCACGGCGGATGCAGAGGTGAAGCTGGCCGCGCTGCTGGCGAGGAAGGATGACTTCGAGGGCGGGCTGATCCCGAACGATGAGTACATTCCGTGGGCGATCGAGAGTCTCGGGGGACAGGTGACACCGGAGATTTTCATGGATGCGTGGCGGAACATTTTCACGCCGAACGAGCCGATGTGGCGGGTGGTTGAGAGCCTGGCGGCGGGTGGGCATCATCTGATCCTGTTCTCGAACACGAACGGGATTCACTGCCCGTGGATTTTCGAGACGTACGAGATCTTCCGCCACTTCAAGGGAGCGGTGCTTTCGCACGAGGCCAAGGGGATCAAGCCGCATGATCCGATCTATGAATACGCGATCCGCGAGCACGGGCTAAAGCCGGCGGAGACGCGCTACATCGATGACTTGGGGCCGAACATCGAGACGGGGAAGCGCTTCGGCTTCCGGTCCTGGCAGTATGACCTGAACGATCACGCCGCCTTCGAGCGATGGCTGGCGGGGGAGCTGATGCGGGGCTGA
- a CDS encoding dihydrofolate reductase: MSRLIAIVAMTPQRIIGRNGTLPWHLPEDLAFFKRTTSGHAIVMGRKTYESIGKPLPKRRNIVLTRDPAWSAPGVEVIHSPAGLAAITAPDETVFVIGGAEIYAVFLDHLDEVLVSHVFENYPGDTALPVFEHAFTSPELVESHAAFEVLRYQRPTSH; this comes from the coding sequence GTGAGCCGTTTGATCGCCATCGTCGCCATGACCCCGCAGCGGATCATCGGCCGGAATGGAACCCTGCCCTGGCACTTGCCGGAGGATCTCGCCTTCTTCAAGCGCACCACCTCCGGGCATGCCATCGTCATGGGCCGCAAGACCTACGAGTCGATCGGCAAGCCGCTCCCGAAGCGTCGCAATATTGTGCTCACCCGCGATCCCGCCTGGAGCGCCCCCGGCGTCGAGGTGATCCACTCCCCCGCCGGGCTTGCGGCGATCACCGCTCCGGACGAGACCGTCTTCGTCATCGGCGGTGCCGAGATCTACGCCGTCTTCCTCGATCACCTCGATGAAGTGCTCGTCTCGCACGTTTTCGAGAATTACCCGGGTGACACCGCGCTCCCGGTATTCGAGCATGCCTTCACCTCTCCGGAACTCGTCGAATCCCACGCCGCTTTCGAAGTCCTCCGCTATCAACGTCCAACTTCCCACTGA
- a CDS encoding hybrid sensor histidine kinase/response regulator gives MPGPSGDSPLAFPDTAISPWLKDRKGHFDQLVASVEDYAIFMMNPEGIILDWNRGAERLKGYTAAEIVGHHFSRFYSEEQQASRYPQNELEVATRDGRFAEEGWRIRKDGTRFWASVTITAIRSEMGEIEGFLKITRDLTERKLAEENLHQSEERFRLLLESVQDYAIFMLDPEGHVMSWNQGARRIKQYEAGEIVGKHFSIFYPPETLAIDLPQTLLRRAVRDGRAEDEGWRVRKDGTRFWGNVVITALYDPSQELRGFAKITRDLSERRHIEQLQEAGKRKDTFLATLAHELRNPLAPLLQSVELIVQAPGNTAVVTRVAEIVRRQVDQMAHLIDDLLDMSRISAGKIELKKSTQSLESILDAAIETAAPLIRQHQHTLDLDIAKGLTIEADPHRLAQIVSNLLSNAAKYTPPGGSIRLKAQQEAKGLLKISVSDNGIGIPASLQQSIFDLFDQGISGSAEGLGIGLTLVKNLAELHGGGVTVSSGGEGKGSEFTVLLPIIIASETASGSPAPHAPVRRLGPARVLVADDGRNAADILCMFFDMEGMDTEVAYDGEEAVEVAASFAPDFVFLDLGMPKLDGYEAARRIRRLHPQTVLVALSGWGTEEDRQRSAAAGFDAHLLKPAKPDDLRAILNRHGSA, from the coding sequence ATGCCCGGACCCAGCGGCGACTCCCCCCTTGCCTTCCCCGATACCGCCATCTCCCCTTGGCTCAAGGACCGCAAGGGCCACTTCGACCAACTCGTAGCCTCCGTCGAGGACTACGCCATCTTCATGATGAATCCCGAGGGCATCATCCTCGACTGGAACCGCGGCGCCGAACGCCTGAAGGGATACACTGCGGCGGAGATCGTCGGCCATCACTTCTCCCGCTTCTACTCCGAAGAACAACAGGCATCCCGCTACCCGCAGAACGAATTGGAAGTCGCCACCCGCGATGGTCGCTTCGCGGAGGAAGGCTGGCGCATCCGCAAGGACGGCACCCGCTTCTGGGCATCCGTCACCATCACCGCCATCCGCTCGGAGATGGGAGAGATCGAGGGCTTTCTCAAGATCACCCGCGATCTAACGGAACGCAAGCTTGCCGAGGAAAACCTGCACCAGAGCGAGGAGCGCTTCCGCCTCTTGTTAGAGAGCGTGCAGGACTACGCCATCTTCATGCTCGACCCCGAGGGCCACGTGATGAGCTGGAATCAGGGAGCAAGACGCATCAAGCAATACGAGGCGGGCGAGATCGTCGGGAAACACTTCTCCATCTTCTACCCTCCGGAAACCCTCGCGATCGACTTGCCGCAGACACTCCTCCGCCGCGCTGTTAGAGACGGCCGTGCGGAAGACGAGGGCTGGCGCGTCCGCAAAGACGGCACCCGCTTCTGGGGCAATGTCGTCATCACCGCGCTCTATGACCCCTCGCAGGAACTCCGCGGCTTCGCCAAAATCACGCGCGATCTCAGCGAGCGCCGGCATATCGAACAACTCCAGGAGGCGGGCAAGCGCAAGGACACCTTCCTCGCCACCCTCGCGCACGAACTCAGGAACCCGCTCGCCCCGCTCCTGCAGAGCGTCGAGTTGATCGTGCAAGCCCCCGGGAACACCGCGGTCGTTACCCGCGTCGCCGAAATCGTTCGCAGGCAGGTGGATCAAATGGCTCACCTCATCGACGACCTTCTCGATATGTCCCGCATCAGCGCTGGCAAGATCGAGCTGAAAAAGTCGACCCAATCCTTGGAAAGCATCTTGGACGCCGCGATCGAAACCGCCGCTCCCCTCATCCGTCAGCACCAACACACGCTGGATCTCGATATCGCGAAAGGCCTGACGATCGAAGCCGACCCCCATCGTCTCGCCCAGATCGTCTCGAACCTTTTGTCGAATGCCGCCAAGTACACTCCTCCCGGCGGGAGCATCCGGCTGAAGGCGCAGCAAGAAGCCAAAGGCCTGCTGAAGATCTCCGTCTCCGACAATGGCATCGGCATTCCCGCCTCGCTCCAGCAGTCGATCTTCGACCTCTTCGACCAAGGCATCAGCGGCTCCGCGGAGGGCTTGGGCATCGGCCTCACTCTCGTGAAAAATCTGGCCGAACTCCACGGCGGCGGCGTGACCGTCAGCAGCGGTGGCGAGGGCAAGGGCAGCGAGTTCACCGTGCTCCTGCCGATCATCATCGCCTCCGAGACCGCATCGGGATCCCCCGCCCCGCATGCCCCCGTCCGCAGGCTGGGACCCGCACGCGTTCTGGTGGCAGATGACGGTCGGAATGCCGCCGACATCCTCTGCATGTTTTTCGACATGGAGGGCATGGATACCGAGGTCGCCTACGATGGGGAAGAAGCCGTGGAAGTCGCCGCAAGCTTTGCTCCGGACTTCGTCTTCCTCGATCTCGGCATGCCCAAGCTTGATGGCTATGAGGCCGCGCGACGCATCCGCAGGCTTCACCCGCAGACCGTCTTGGTCGCCCTCAGCGGCTGGGGCACGGAGGAAGATCGCCAGCGCTCCGCGGCAGCGGGCTTCGATGCTCACCTGTTGAAGCCCGCCAAGCCGGATGACTTGCGTGCCATTCTGAACCGTCACGGCTCGGCATGA
- the gatC gene encoding Asp-tRNA(Asn)/Glu-tRNA(Gln) amidotransferase subunit GatC, which translates to MASEQHINVRYVADLARLELSEEECAVFQRQLEAILGHAESLAALDVTGIEPTSYPAPVYDVMREDEPGPSLPQAAVLANAPDQAQEQIRVPKVIAEA; encoded by the coding sequence ATGGCGTCCGAACAACACATCAATGTCCGCTATGTGGCGGATCTGGCCCGGCTGGAACTCAGCGAGGAGGAGTGCGCTGTATTCCAGCGGCAGTTGGAGGCGATCCTGGGGCATGCGGAGTCGCTGGCGGCGCTGGATGTGACGGGGATCGAGCCGACGTCTTATCCGGCGCCGGTCTATGATGTGATGCGGGAGGACGAGCCGGGGCCGAGCCTGCCGCAGGCGGCGGTGCTGGCGAACGCGCCGGATCAGGCGCAGGAGCAGATCCGCGTGCCGAAGGTCATCGCCGAAGCTTGA
- the gatA gene encoding Asp-tRNA(Asn)/Glu-tRNA(Gln) amidotransferase subunit GatA — MSLSSSTISSLRKRLQAGEISAVDIVDDLAAAIAARDAEVGAYLSHDLAAAREAAAAADLSLPLGGIPIALKDNINVTGQPCTCGSRFLASGYTAPYDAGVTERLKRSGAVLFGRTNLDEFAMGSATENSALQLTRNPRDLSRIAGGSSGGSAAAVAADLAIAALGSDTGGSIRQPASHCGVVGLKPSYGRVSRYGLVAFASSLDQIGPLTKSVEDAALLLQAIAGEDQRDSTCLKVPVPDYSAELGKGVAGLRLGIPREYFGEGIDPEVRARVEAAAKRLQDQGAELVDISLPHTEHAVATYYIIAPAEASSNLSRFDGIRYGKRADQPADLAALYQRSREEGFGPEVKRRIILGTYVLSSGYYDAYYSRAQKVRTLIRKDFENAFGQVDAILTPVAPGPARKIGEFADDPLHEYLSDIFTLAPNLAGLCAISVPCGTVASGEGTELPVGLQILAPHLGESTLLRVAKAAEGQA; from the coding sequence ATGTCCCTTTCCAGTTCCACGATTTCTTCCCTGCGGAAGCGCCTGCAAGCGGGCGAGATCAGTGCCGTCGATATTGTTGATGATCTTGCGGCGGCGATTGCGGCGCGCGATGCGGAGGTGGGTGCCTACCTTTCGCATGATCTGGCGGCGGCCCGGGAGGCTGCGGCTGCAGCGGATCTGTCCCTGCCACTGGGGGGGATCCCGATCGCGCTGAAGGACAATATCAATGTCACGGGGCAGCCCTGCACCTGCGGCTCGCGCTTCTTGGCCAGCGGTTACACGGCTCCTTATGACGCGGGGGTGACGGAGCGCCTGAAGCGTTCGGGGGCGGTGCTTTTCGGTCGCACGAATCTGGACGAGTTCGCAATGGGCTCGGCGACGGAAAACTCCGCGCTGCAGCTGACCCGCAATCCGCGCGACCTTTCTCGGATCGCCGGTGGCTCCTCCGGCGGTTCGGCGGCGGCGGTGGCGGCGGATCTGGCGATCGCGGCGCTGGGCTCGGATACCGGTGGCTCGATCCGCCAGCCGGCCTCGCACTGCGGAGTGGTGGGTCTCAAGCCGTCCTACGGGCGGGTGTCGCGCTATGGATTGGTGGCCTTCGCTTCCTCGCTCGACCAGATCGGGCCGCTCACGAAGTCGGTGGAGGATGCCGCACTGCTACTCCAAGCGATTGCCGGGGAGGATCAGCGCGATTCGACCTGCCTCAAGGTTCCGGTGCCGGATTACTCGGCCGAGTTGGGCAAGGGCGTGGCCGGGCTGCGTTTGGGCATTCCGCGCGAGTATTTCGGCGAGGGGATCGACCCGGAGGTCCGGGCCCGCGTGGAGGCAGCGGCCAAGCGCCTGCAGGATCAGGGAGCGGAACTGGTGGACATCTCCCTGCCGCACACCGAGCACGCGGTGGCGACCTACTACATCATCGCTCCGGCGGAGGCCTCCTCGAACCTCTCGCGTTTTGACGGGATTCGCTACGGCAAGCGGGCTGACCAACCGGCCGATCTGGCGGCGCTTTACCAGCGTTCGCGCGAAGAGGGTTTCGGTCCGGAGGTGAAGCGCCGGATCATCCTTGGCACCTATGTGCTCTCCTCTGGTTACTACGACGCCTATTATTCCCGCGCACAGAAGGTCCGGACCTTGATCCGCAAGGACTTCGAGAATGCGTTCGGGCAGGTGGATGCGATCCTGACCCCGGTAGCCCCGGGCCCGGCGCGGAAGATCGGGGAGTTCGCGGACGATCCGCTCCACGAGTATCTATCGGACATTTTCACCCTCGCGCCGAACCTCGCCGGTCTCTGTGCGATTTCGGTTCCCTGCGGCACTGTGGCGTCGGGAGAGGGGACGGAACTGCCGGTCGGACTCCAGATTCTGGCGCCGCACCTCGGGGAGTCGACCCTGCTGCGGGTGGCGAAGGCTGCCGAGGGCCAAGCCTGA
- a CDS encoding competence/damage-inducible protein A, with the protein MRIEILNTGTELLLGTTLNTHGKWFGEELFKLGFRIQRLTTVPDGDAITQALRECVSRADAVIVTGGLGPTSDDLTRECAAEVLGTELIEDEAAMRSLEEFFAVRNKVMAEVNRKQAQVLVGADVLPNANGTAPGIYVPPRLNGAANCAVFLLPGPPRELYPMFRQEVAPRLVALAGWSQPPSMLELKIAGVGESDLQQEIDAKLAEIPGLEVGYCARIGEVDLRLIGDEGAVAAGRQIAHERFAKQIFSEDCSHLETVVVRLLTEKGLKLATAESCTGGLISNRITDVPGSSAVFTHGFITYANEAKRDLLGLPQALLDEYGAVSEPVACAMAEGALRVSGADIAVAVTGIAGPDGGTPDKPVGTVWIAWAAKGHRTVAVKQVHPRNRKDFKLATSQSALDGIRKLALKGW; encoded by the coding sequence GTGCGCATCGAGATCCTGAATACCGGCACCGAGTTGCTGCTCGGCACCACGCTGAACACCCACGGCAAGTGGTTCGGGGAGGAGCTGTTCAAGCTCGGCTTCCGGATCCAGCGCCTGACCACGGTGCCGGACGGGGATGCTATCACACAGGCGCTGCGTGAGTGTGTCTCGCGAGCGGATGCGGTGATCGTGACGGGCGGTCTGGGGCCGACGAGCGATGACCTGACCCGCGAGTGTGCGGCGGAAGTGCTCGGCACGGAGTTGATCGAGGACGAGGCGGCGATGCGTTCGCTGGAGGAGTTCTTCGCCGTGCGCAACAAGGTGATGGCGGAAGTGAACCGCAAGCAGGCGCAGGTGCTAGTCGGTGCGGACGTGCTGCCCAATGCGAATGGTACCGCGCCGGGGATCTATGTGCCGCCGCGCCTCAACGGGGCTGCCAACTGCGCGGTGTTCCTTTTGCCGGGCCCGCCGCGGGAGCTTTACCCGATGTTCCGCCAAGAGGTGGCACCGCGACTGGTGGCGCTGGCCGGGTGGTCGCAGCCGCCAAGCATGCTCGAACTGAAGATCGCCGGGGTGGGGGAGAGTGATCTCCAGCAGGAGATCGATGCGAAGCTCGCGGAGATCCCGGGCTTGGAGGTGGGTTACTGCGCGCGCATCGGGGAAGTGGATCTGCGCTTGATCGGTGACGAGGGAGCCGTGGCCGCGGGGAGGCAGATCGCGCATGAGCGATTCGCGAAGCAGATTTTTTCCGAGGACTGCTCGCACCTGGAGACGGTCGTAGTGCGCTTGCTCACCGAGAAGGGTCTCAAGCTTGCCACCGCCGAAAGCTGCACCGGCGGGCTGATCTCGAACCGTATCACGGATGTTCCCGGTAGCAGCGCGGTATTCACCCACGGCTTCATCACCTATGCGAACGAGGCCAAGCGGGATCTGTTAGGCCTGCCGCAGGCCTTGCTCGATGAATATGGTGCGGTGAGCGAGCCGGTGGCCTGTGCGATGGCAGAGGGTGCGCTACGAGTCAGCGGTGCGGATATCGCGGTGGCGGTGACCGGCATCGCCGGACCGGATGGCGGCACGCCGGACAAGCCGGTGGGGACGGTGTGGATCGCGTGGGCGGCCAAGGGGCATCGCACCGTGGCGGTGAAGCAGGTTCACCCGCGCAATCGGAAGGACTTCAAGCTGGCGACAAGCCAGAGTGCGTTGGATGGGATTCGCAAGCTGGCGCTGAAGGGCTGGTAG
- a CDS encoding DUF3127 domain-containing protein, with amino-acid sequence MAQTFELEGTLKHILDLQTFASGFSKREFVIEVPDGKFPQMIKFECVKDKTAMLDKLGPGDTVKVSFDIRGSEYKERFYVNLNAWKITKTSGSTADDGDGHRTNSSMDASFDNEPDMSDDIPF; translated from the coding sequence ATGGCCCAAACATTCGAACTCGAAGGAACCCTCAAGCACATCCTCGACCTCCAGACCTTCGCCAGCGGCTTCAGCAAGCGCGAGTTCGTCATCGAAGTGCCGGACGGCAAGTTCCCGCAGATGATCAAGTTCGAGTGCGTGAAGGATAAGACCGCCATGCTCGACAAGCTCGGGCCCGGCGACACCGTGAAAGTCTCTTTCGACATCCGCGGCAGCGAATATAAGGAGCGCTTCTACGTGAACCTGAACGCATGGAAGATCACCAAGACCTCCGGCAGCACCGCGGATGACGGCGACGGGCACCGCACGAATTCCTCCATGGACGCCAGCTTCGACAACGAACCGGACATGTCCGACGACATCCCGTTCTGA